One genomic segment of Arthrobacter sp. Marseille-P9274 includes these proteins:
- the ligA gene encoding NAD-dependent DNA ligase LigA, with the protein MSKVQPEIETIDQLPSRGLREKYAQLVEDVRRYNIAYHEKNISLISDAEYDELFLKLQEIEALHPEIVANDSPTQMVGGEVSAAFAPVEHLQRMYSLEDVFSLEELQVWIGRATASVEKQGRVDELTWLSEVKIDGLAVNLLYRNGELIRAATRGDGHTGEDITHNALTIKDIPRTLKGSGHPAEVEIRGEVFIPSKAFLELNEQMVEAGKAPFANPRNAAAGSLRQKDPALTAQRPLSMFVHGIGAREGLAASSQSETYALLQEWGLPTSPYFKVLDSYDDVLKFIEHFGDHRHDLLHEIDGIVIKVDDFALQRALGHTSRVPRWAVAYKYPPEEVHTKLLDIQVNVGRTGRVTPYGVMEPVKVAGSTVEMATLHNQDVVKAKGVLIGDTVVLRKAGDVIPEIVGPVVALRDGSEREFVMPTECPSCGTPLKPAKEGDVDIRCPNAKSCPSQLRERVFHVAGRGAFDIEALGWEAAIALTSGPGLDPATIGGRPAPEGPGVLTNEARIFELAEDYEDPALREALADVKVWREKRSKGVGTGEWELIPYFWTKPTAKTPSKPSATTQKLFKEVQKARTQPLWRVLVALSIRHVGPTASRALATAFGSMDAIRAASEEQLADVDGVGPIIAAALTEWFAVEWHREIVDTWAKNGVRMADDVDESKPRTLEGLTVVVTGSLENFSRDEAKEAIITRGGKASGSVSKKTDYVVAGESAGSKLDKAEQLGLRILDEEGFVRLLETGEA; encoded by the coding sequence GTGAGCAAAGTACAACCGGAGATAGAGACAATTGATCAACTCCCGAGTAGGGGACTCCGGGAGAAGTACGCTCAGCTCGTTGAGGACGTTCGCCGATACAACATCGCATACCACGAAAAGAACATCTCCCTTATCTCTGACGCAGAATACGACGAACTCTTCCTGAAGTTGCAGGAGATTGAGGCGCTGCACCCTGAGATAGTCGCCAATGACTCTCCGACGCAGATGGTCGGCGGCGAGGTGTCCGCGGCGTTCGCCCCGGTGGAGCACCTGCAGCGGATGTACTCGCTGGAGGACGTCTTCTCCCTCGAGGAGCTGCAGGTCTGGATCGGCCGCGCGACGGCGTCCGTGGAGAAGCAGGGCCGCGTCGACGAGCTGACGTGGCTCAGCGAGGTCAAGATCGACGGCCTGGCGGTGAACCTGCTGTACCGTAACGGCGAGCTGATCCGCGCCGCCACCCGGGGCGACGGCCACACCGGCGAAGACATCACGCACAATGCGCTGACCATCAAGGACATTCCGCGCACGCTGAAGGGCTCGGGCCACCCGGCGGAGGTGGAGATCCGCGGCGAGGTGTTCATCCCCTCGAAGGCGTTCCTCGAACTCAACGAGCAGATGGTGGAGGCCGGCAAGGCGCCGTTCGCGAACCCGCGCAACGCGGCCGCCGGCTCGCTGCGGCAGAAGGATCCTGCGCTGACGGCCCAGCGGCCGCTGAGCATGTTCGTGCACGGCATCGGCGCGCGGGAAGGCTTGGCGGCGTCCAGCCAGTCCGAGACCTACGCCCTGCTGCAGGAATGGGGCCTGCCGACCAGCCCGTACTTCAAGGTGCTGGACAGCTATGACGACGTGCTGAAATTCATCGAGCACTTCGGCGACCACCGGCACGACCTGCTCCACGAGATCGACGGCATCGTCATCAAGGTGGACGACTTCGCCCTGCAGCGGGCCCTCGGCCACACCTCACGCGTGCCCCGCTGGGCCGTTGCCTACAAGTACCCGCCGGAGGAGGTCCACACCAAGCTGCTGGACATCCAGGTCAACGTGGGACGCACCGGCCGGGTGACGCCCTACGGCGTGATGGAGCCGGTCAAGGTGGCGGGCTCCACGGTGGAGATGGCGACCCTGCACAACCAGGACGTCGTGAAGGCCAAGGGCGTGCTGATCGGAGACACCGTCGTGCTCCGCAAGGCCGGCGACGTGATCCCGGAGATCGTCGGGCCCGTGGTGGCCCTGCGCGACGGCTCCGAACGGGAGTTCGTCATGCCGACCGAGTGCCCCTCCTGCGGGACACCGCTGAAGCCGGCAAAGGAGGGCGACGTCGACATCCGCTGCCCGAACGCCAAGTCCTGCCCGTCGCAGCTCCGCGAGCGGGTCTTCCACGTGGCCGGACGCGGTGCCTTCGACATCGAGGCCCTCGGCTGGGAAGCCGCCATCGCGCTGACCTCGGGGCCCGGCCTGGACCCTGCGACCATCGGCGGCCGCCCGGCGCCCGAAGGCCCGGGCGTCCTGACCAACGAGGCGCGCATCTTCGAGCTCGCGGAGGACTACGAGGACCCGGCACTGCGCGAGGCGCTGGCCGACGTCAAAGTCTGGCGGGAAAAGCGGTCCAAGGGCGTCGGCACCGGCGAGTGGGAGCTCATCCCGTACTTCTGGACCAAGCCGACGGCGAAGACCCCATCGAAACCCTCGGCCACCACGCAGAAGCTGTTCAAGGAAGTCCAGAAGGCCCGGACCCAGCCGCTGTGGCGGGTCCTCGTGGCGCTCTCCATCCGGCACGTCGGCCCCACCGCTTCCCGCGCCCTCGCCACCGCCTTCGGTTCCATGGACGCCATCCGGGCGGCCAGCGAGGAGCAGCTCGCGGACGTTGACGGCGTCGGCCCGATCATCGCCGCCGCCCTCACCGAGTGGTTCGCCGTGGAGTGGCACCGCGAGATCGTGGACACCTGGGCCAAGAACGGGGTCCGGATGGCCGACGACGTGGATGAAAGCAAACCGCGGACGCTGGAGGGCCTGACCGTAGTGGTCACCGGCTCGCTGGAGAACTTCAGCCGCGACGAGGCAAAGGAAGCCATCATCACCCGCGGCGGCAAGGCCTCGGGATCGGTGTCCAAGAAGACCGACTACGTCGTGGCCGGCGAGAGCGCCGGCTCCAAGCTGGACAAGGCCGAGCAATTGGGCCTGCGCATCCTGGACGAAGAAGGCTTCGTCCGGCTGCTGGAGACAGGGGAAGCCTGA